In Chitinispirillales bacterium, a genomic segment contains:
- a CDS encoding ABC transporter permease — protein sequence MNMFIYFLGEMCRNLYRSKLVTSVSVITIGILLFFLICLSLLMFNIRIWVNDNENQPQMSVYLDINLSQEQENSLAQDIIYIVNAQKINFISRDESYNIFRSLYGSEMLSAVDENPFPAVLEFRFSNDYPKDKIDLISKEIEKFDGVESLVYSNEWQKKLENFRLLISRGIIIFSIVMISVVFFTIMNTIKLTVYARKDMIKNMLYIGASGWYIRTPFVLEGIAQGTLGALIALAAVVPIKILAVNLNFYWGNMQFMAAIVLFGAILGFLGSFFAVRKFINIVPKVN from the coding sequence ATGAATATGTTTATTTATTTTTTGGGCGAAATGTGCCGAAATCTTTATCGTTCAAAATTAGTAACGTCTGTTTCGGTTATAACGATAGGCATTCTTCTGTTTTTTTTGATTTGTTTGTCGTTGTTGATGTTTAATATTCGTATATGGGTAAACGACAACGAAAATCAGCCGCAAATGTCGGTTTATTTGGATATTAATCTTTCCCAAGAGCAAGAAAATTCATTGGCTCAAGATATAATATATATTGTAAATGCGCAAAAAATCAATTTTATTTCACGTGACGAATCATATAATATTTTCCGTTCGCTTTACGGTAGCGAGATGTTGAGCGCAGTCGATGAAAACCCGTTCCCCGCGGTTTTGGAATTTAGATTTTCAAATGATTATCCGAAAGATAAGATTGATTTGATATCTAAAGAGATAGAAAAGTTTGACGGTGTCGAATCGCTTGTTTATTCAAACGAGTGGCAGAAAAAATTGGAAAATTTTCGTTTATTGATTTCGCGCGGTATAATTATATTTTCAATAGTTATGATTTCGGTAGTGTTTTTTACGATAATGAATACTATAAAATTAACGGTTTATGCTCGAAAAGACATGATAAAAAATATGCTTTACATAGGTGCAAGCGGGTGGTATATTCGAACTCCGTTTGTGCTTGAAGGCATCGCTCAAGGAACGTTAGGAGCTTTGATTGCGCTTGCCGCAGTCGTTCCTATCAAAATTCTTGCCGTAAATCTTAATTTTTATTGGGGAAATATGCAGTTTATGGCGGCGATTGTACTTTTCGGCGCAATTCTCGGATTTTTAGGAAGTTTCTTTGCCGTAAGAAAATTTATAAATATAGTTCCCAAAGTGAACTGA
- a CDS encoding ABC transporter substrate-binding protein — protein MKKILLFLFCSVFCSFGDSNDSAVKNARKALAAKDYVSVVGIYKSLRETVNADNQLFELLEPIYIEALTFQRNYDQISKLSASYIAKYPTSKQVVRVYYLWGVAQANLGNFLQSLIALDEGIKIGSRDKYTEKSIRNLIEDIAGKYISSEDRNKALQYDISAETVNILRSRLGVGVSVQEEKKAVSKGSGKFVDRTIGLLVPLTGEFAQLGEAAVNTVNMILDENEAVSGEKFVLKIYDTEGNAVKTALKTRELIKDKVSMVIGPIMSNTATVASAILSEYPNDCIMITPTATDDGIAMLGRNIFQINLTTRVLAEKIANYAVEDLKINEFTILAPLNEYGNMMTNYFTLRVKELGGNVEFTEYFSPTASDHRKQFYAMREHYANSKYGISVSDEKTRYFSDTTIVVGGIFLPVSTPENAVQLAAQIPFHKISGQILGASVWDNPKVIIDGKSTVQNVCFSTAHKVDNESEAFRKFVGNYKNKYGVEPNPLVVPLVADALSLMLKAYSQSGGSFDELLKNLSHISGYNGLSSEISFDSLDGVNTGAVVIKISGQKMIRVK, from the coding sequence ATGAAAAAAATATTATTGTTCTTGTTTTGTTCCGTTTTTTGTAGTTTCGGCGATTCAAACGACAGCGCCGTGAAAAATGCGCGGAAAGCGCTTGCTGCAAAGGATTACGTAAGCGTTGTGGGAATTTATAAATCACTTCGCGAAACGGTAAACGCGGATAACCAATTATTTGAACTTTTGGAACCGATTTATATTGAAGCGTTAACTTTTCAGCGGAATTACGACCAAATTTCAAAATTATCGGCGTCTTATATTGCTAAATATCCAACGAGCAAACAAGTGGTTCGAGTTTATTATTTGTGGGGAGTCGCGCAGGCAAATCTTGGGAATTTTTTACAATCCCTTATCGCTCTTGACGAAGGAATAAAAATAGGTTCGCGCGATAAATATACCGAGAAATCTATTCGTAATCTTATTGAAGATATTGCCGGAAAATATATTTCTTCTGAAGATAGAAATAAGGCGTTGCAATATGACATAAGCGCAGAAACCGTAAATATATTACGCTCTCGTCTTGGTGTTGGCGTTAGTGTGCAGGAAGAAAAAAAAGCGGTTTCAAAGGGAAGCGGTAAATTTGTCGATAGGACAATAGGCCTGCTTGTACCGTTGACCGGGGAATTTGCGCAATTGGGTGAGGCGGCGGTTAATACCGTTAATATGATTTTGGATGAAAACGAAGCCGTTTCCGGAGAAAAATTTGTTTTAAAAATTTACGACACGGAGGGAAATGCCGTCAAGACGGCGCTAAAAACTCGGGAATTGATTAAAGATAAAGTTTCTATGGTAATCGGTCCGATTATGAGTAATACGGCGACGGTAGCGTCGGCGATTTTGTCGGAGTATCCCAATGATTGTATTATGATAACTCCTACGGCTACCGACGATGGGATTGCAATGCTTGGAAGAAATATTTTCCAAATAAATTTAACTACAAGAGTGTTGGCGGAAAAAATTGCAAATTATGCGGTAGAGGATTTAAAAATAAATGAATTTACTATCCTTGCTCCGCTAAATGAGTATGGAAATATGATGACAAATTATTTTACTCTTAGAGTAAAAGAACTTGGCGGTAATGTTGAATTTACGGAGTATTTTTCACCTACAGCCTCCGACCATAGAAAACAGTTTTATGCTATGCGCGAACATTACGCAAATTCAAAATACGGGATTTCTGTAAGCGATGAGAAAACACGGTATTTTTCAGACACTACTATCGTTGTCGGCGGAATATTTTTACCGGTTTCCACTCCGGAAAACGCTGTGCAATTGGCGGCGCAGATTCCGTTTCACAAAATAAGCGGGCAGATATTAGGCGCAAGCGTATGGGATAATCCTAAAGTCATAATTGATGGGAAATCTACCGTTCAAAATGTTTGTTTCTCAACCGCTCATAAGGTTGATAATGAATCCGAAGCGTTTAGAAAATTTGTTGGAAACTATAAAAACAAATATGGTGTAGAGCCGAATCCGTTGGTTGTTCCGCTCGTTGCCGATGCATTGTCTTTAATGTTGAAGGCTTACTCGCAAAGCGGCGGTTCTTTTGATGAATTGTTAAAAAATCTTTCTCATATAAGCGGATATAATGGATTATCTTCTGAGATTTCGTTTGATTCGTTGGACGGGGTAAATACCGGTGCGGTGGTTATAAAAATCAGCGGACAAAAGATGATTAGGGTAAAATAA
- the rpsG gene encoding 30S ribosomal protein S7, whose protein sequence is MSRRRRAEKIAVVGDYKYNSVLATKFINCVMLCGKRRLAEKIFYTALDYAAEKTGLDQMSAFKKALDNVRPVLEVKSRRVGGANYQVPMEVDGVRGNALAIRWIIESALKRNEHSMVDRLGAELVQASNGEGGAVKKKTEVHKMAEANKAFAHYRW, encoded by the coding sequence ATGTCTCGTAGAAGAAGAGCGGAAAAAATAGCCGTTGTCGGAGATTACAAATACAATAGCGTATTGGCGACAAAATTCATTAATTGCGTTATGTTGTGCGGAAAAAGAAGGCTTGCCGAGAAAATATTTTATACGGCGCTTGATTATGCTGCGGAGAAAACCGGTTTAGACCAAATGTCTGCATTCAAAAAAGCGTTGGATAATGTACGTCCGGTACTTGAAGTTAAAAGTCGTCGCGTTGGCGGTGCGAATTATCAAGTTCCCATGGAAGTTGACGGGGTGCGTGGAAACGCTTTGGCTATTCGATGGATTATTGAAAGCGCACTTAAACGTAATGAACATTCTATGGTTGATCGGCTTGGGGCAGAACTTGTTCAGGCGTCAAACGGGGAAGGCGGAGCTGTTAAAAAGAAAACCGAAGTCCATAAAATGGCGGAAGCCAATAAAGCATTTGCACATTACAGATGGTAA
- the rpsL gene encoding 30S ribosomal protein S12, which translates to MPTINQLVRKGRKQVKTRSKTVALDQCPQKRGVCTRVFTTTPKKPNSALRKVARVRLSNQMEVNAYIPGEGHNLQEHSIVLVRGGRVKDVPGVRYHIIRGTLDTQGVADRKQGRSKYGAGKKSTAAATKKKK; encoded by the coding sequence TTGCCTACTATTAATCAGTTGGTTCGTAAAGGACGAAAGCAGGTTAAAACTAGAAGTAAGACTGTTGCTCTTGACCAATGCCCACAGAAAAGAGGAGTTTGTACTCGTGTGTTTACTACAACTCCTAAAAAACCGAACTCGGCTTTAAGAAAAGTCGCCAGAGTTCGTTTGTCTAATCAAATGGAAGTTAACGCTTATATTCCTGGAGAAGGGCATAACCTTCAAGAACACTCTATAGTTCTTGTTAGGGGCGGTCGTGTTAAAGACGTGCCAGGTGTACGTTATCATATCATTCGCGGAACTTTGGATACTCAAGGGGTTGCGGATAGAAAACAAGGGCGTTCAAAATACGGCGCCGGTAAGAAGAGTACGGCTGCGGCTACAAAGAAAAAGAAATAA